The region CCTGGGAGTGCAGACACTATTGTCTTGTAGATAGTGCAGACACTGTTGTCTTGTATTGTCTTGGTAGATGGCTCTCATGTCCTTGCTCTGACACCCAGCCTTAGAATCCTAACCTCTTGGGGATGAACAGGACACCAGCTGTCATCCAGCTCAGTACTCTACCCGGTGTAGGAACCTGTTCTTCAGCGTCCTTACCAAGTAGTTGCTCAGTTTCTATTTAAACACTTTCAGTGATGGGGAGCTTACTACCTTATAAGTTTGTCCATTCTGATTCTGACAAGCTGTCTTTGGTGATGAACTGAAATATGTGACCCCATAGCTTCTGCACACTGGTTTGGACCTTGGAGGCCACATGAGTAAGGCTGCTTTCTTTATCCCAAGTCAGCCCTTGACATATATTAAGAAAGTACTTGCAGATTCTTCACATCTCTCCTTCTGGCTATTCATCCACAGTTCCTTCAGTGGGTGCAAGAATGTTCTGGTGTCTGCATCCCTTCACcctcctcaaactcttctccAGAAGTCCTTCAGGAGACCAGTTTATCACTGGGTTTTCTTCAAGTTCAGGGTGAAACTGAGATCAGCACTGCTGATGTGGACTGATGAGGGCAGTGTAGAGGAAGACAATCACCTCCTTTGTTCCACACTTAACACTTCTATTAATGCAATCTACAATCACATTAGCTTTTGTGAGCAGTCTTCCTTCTCTGTTACCATCAATTAAAAAGCCCTGACATCTAAGGTTGGATGTTAATTCACTTTTTTCAGTGCCCCCTATCTAAGATGTTAATTTTCTGCTCTCAAGTTCTGGATCTGACATTTGTCTATACAAGTTCATCCTTTTAAATGTGTCCATAGCTTATTCTGGCCCCCTTCCTCTACATCTTGATTTCATTAGTCaagttgttatttttctttcttctctctacaGTTTTACATACTTATTTGAGTCTTTGAAGTGAAAGCACAACAGGTCAAGCCTTGGATGGGTTGTGACTAAGGCAACAATCAAGGTCCGGGGTGggatgaacttgggtaaactttTTGGGGGACAGGGGAGGGTTGCACTGAGTTCCAGGTAAGGAAGCCTGGACTATTCTGAGTTATGGACCAGACTCAGGACCCCATGAGTTCAGGGGAGCAACAAGAGGTCAAAGAAATACCTTGTCTACCCAGTCAGTTTATGGCCTTATAGACCATCATTTGAATTCTTTCCTCTGACTCAGGGCTTTTGCTCATTAAAAGGAGAGGCAAGGAGAGGCACTGCATTAACACTCAAAGTTCTCATCAGGTATCTGAAGATCTTGGCTTAAggctttaagcctcagtttccctgcttCCTACATCCCTTAAAATGATGGGAATGCATGATCAGCAGTTCTTAACCGTTTGGGAGTTAAAGACCTCTTTGAACCTCAGATGGAAGTTACAGATGCTCTGCACATACACAGAAATTCTTCATCACTTGACTAAGAATGCCAAGGTTAAAAGCACTTTGAGGCCTTCCTGCCTGCATGAGTCTATAAGGGCATATTGTGGGTGAGCTTGGCACATGCTCACACATTTTCACAATGCTGTACAGATCACTTCCACAGCCTTTCTCCTATCTGCCCCCTCACAACGGCCTCAGGTGGGGACAGTGGTTATCAGCATCACTGAGGGTGAGGAAGCTGAGCCTGGAGGCCTCAAACTTCATTCAAgatctagcaaccccatggactgtagcctaccaggcttctctgtccgtgggattttccaggcaagaatactggagtgggttgccatttccttctccaggggatcttcccgacccagggattgaacccgagtctcccgcattgcaggcagacgctttaccctctgagccaccagggaagccccaacaactAGTTAGTGGTCCTTAAATATTCACATAGGGCCCAACCCCCATGCCCCATTTCCCACTTTCTATACAGTTTATAGGCCTGAACTCAAATACCAAAACTTCCATGATTATGGATCCATTCTCAGATCAGTACTGTGTCTGAGGGAACATTTGGGCCTACCTACCACctttcagtgtgtccaactctttgtgagcccctgGACAataatccgccaggctcctctgtccatggaattctccagacaagaatactagagtgggtagccattcccatctccaggggatcttcctgactccgggatcaaaccagggtctcccacattgcaggcaaattctttactgtatgagccaccagggaagccctctcagctCAAAGTACATCCTAAGTTTTCTGGGACTTACTCAAGGCCACTCGATGTTTCTTTTGGAAAGTGGTACTGGTACCCAGAAGGCAGACTCCAAACATCAGCTGACCCACAGCAGTCCTTTCAGCGAGATAGGAAGTGGTGtggataatttcctttttttttgagaAGGTAGTTTGCATTAAACCGTGATAAACACCTGTGAAAGGGTTAACACAGGGCAGGCTGTTGCTGGTGGTGATGGGGCAGGGCGGGGCCCAGGGAGAGCAAAAACCGAGCTTCCCTGCAGTCTTTTCCACCAGATCACTGCATGGTCCTGCTCTGTTGGCTGTCGCAGCTCCTCCCAGCAGCCTCCATGTTCATGGCCTCAGCATCTGCCCCCCTGGTTCAGGCCTGGTTTATTCTCATTTCCTATTGGTTTCTCCTGAGGAAGCCATGTTCAGCCAGCAAGTCCAGGAACTGAGAGGGACACAGAGATGGATAAGATACTGTCCCTGACTTAAGGGACTCGTCGGGATGGGGCACCAGCAGCCCTGCCCTTGTGAAGCCTACTGAGCAGTGAGGAGGCAGACGGGGTCACAGGGGATGCCACATGTGGCCTCTGTGGCTGGGTTAGGAGGGAGGTTGGGGAAACCACTGGCATTGGAGGGTGACTAAAGCCGACTTATGGAATCCTAAGGTGGCAGCAAGTGAAGTGTGGGAAAGATTTGGATGAGGATGAAGAGCCCTCTAGGTTGGGGGGATTGCTTGGGCAGCGACCTGGAAGTAGGAAGGCCGGCGGGGAAGATGAAGAGGCTTGCAGATCAAGCTATAGGTAGCATGAGATGGGCACGTGGTCATGGGGTTCAAAGGCAAGCCAGTGTTTGGCACCCAAGGTTGATGCTGGGTTAAAAGTAGCGGCAGTGTTGGTGAGGCAGTCCTGACCCGCATGCTCTCTCTCCCCTTGCAGAGGCCATGCCACTGAAGCATTACCTCCTTCTGCTGGTGGGCTGCCAGGCCTGGGCTGTGGGTCTGGCTTTTTATGGCTGCCCGAGCGAGTGCACCTGCtccagggcctcccaggtggagTGCACGGGGGCACGCATCGCGGTGGTGCCCACCCCACTGCCCTGGAACGCCATGAGCCTGCAGATCCTCAACACACACATCACCGAACTCAATGAGTCCCCCTTCCTCAACATCTCGGCCCTGATCGCACTGCGGATTGAGAAGAACGAGCTGGCCCACATTGCTCCTGGTGCCTTCCGCACCCTTGGCTCGCTGCGCTACCTCAGCCTTGCCAACAACAAGCTCCAGATCCTGCCTGTTGGCCTCTTCCAGGGCCTGGACAACCTCGAGTCGCTCCTGCTGTCCAGCAACCAATTGGTACAGATCCAGCCGGCCCACTTCACCCACTTCAGCAACCTCAAGGAGCTGCAGCTGCATGGCAACCACTTGGAGTACATCCCTGATGGGGTCTTCGACCACCTGGTGGGCCTCACCAAGCTCAATCTGGGCAAGAACAGCCTCACCCACCTCTCACCCCGGGTCTTCCAGCACCTGAGCAACCTTCAGGTCCTCCGGCTGTATGAGAACAGACTCTCAGACATCCCCATGGGCTGTTTCGACGGGCTCAGCAACCTCCAAGAGCTGGCCCTGCAGCAGAACCAGATTGGAATGCTGTCGCCCGGCCTCTTCCACAACAACCGTAACCTCCAGAAGCTCTACCTGTCCAACAACCACATCTCCCAGCTGCCCCCCGGCATCTTCCTGCAGCTGCCCCAGCTCAACCGGCTCACGCtctttgggaattccctgaaggAGCTCTCTCCCGGCATCTTTGGACCCATGCACAACCTGCGGGAGCTGTGGCTCTATGACAACCACATTACCTCCCTCCCCGATAACGTCTTCAGCAGCCTCCGCCAGCTGCAGGTCCTGGTCCTCAGCCGCAACCAGATCAACTACATCTCCCCGGATGCCTTCAATGGACTGGTGGAGCTGCAGGAGCTGTCCCTCCACACCAATGCACTGCAGGAGCTGGATGGAAGCGTCTTCCGCATGTTGGCCAACCTGCAGAACATCTCCCTGCAGAACAACCGCCTTCAGCAGCTCCCCGGAAACCTCTTCGCCAATGTCAATAACCTGTTGACCATCCAGCTGCAGAACAACCAACTGGAGAACCTACCCTTGGGCATCTTCGATCACCTGGGGAAGCTGTGTGAGCTGCGGCTCTATGACAACCCCTGGAGGTGTGACTCAGACATCCTTCCGCTCCGCAATTGGCTCCTGCTCAACAAGGCCAGGCTGGGGACAGACAGCCTCCCTGTGTGTTTCAGCCCAGCCAGTGTCCGTGGCCAGTCCCTCATCATCATCAATGTTAATGTTGATGTTCCCAGTGTCCAGGTCCCAGGGATCCCCCAGGTGCCCAGCTACCCAAAGACACCGACATATCCAGGCACGTCCAGCTACCCCGACACCACCTCCATCTCCTCCGCCACTGACTTCACCAGCCCCACAAAGGACTACACCGATCTGACCACCATTAAGACCCCTGATAGTCGTGACACAGGGGGCATGACCCGGGCCCAGAGTGGACTGGCCATTGCCGCCATTGTCATCGGCATCATTGCCCTGGCCTGCTCCCTGGCTGCCTGcatctgctgttgctgctgcaagGAGAGGAGCCACGCGGTCCTGATGCAGATGAAGGCACCCAATGAGTGTTAGAGAGGAGGGCTGGAGGAAGGGCTAGGTGACGGTGGGACCCCCAGAGGACCCGGGATTTCACTGTGCTGCCTCTACCTCTGGGTCCACAGACCATCCCCTGTCCCTCTCTCTCAGGTCCCCTAGAGAAAGGCGTCCCTACCTTTTCCTGACCTGCCTGGTTCTCCTGCAGATGAGGTTCTGGCAGAACCTTCTTACTACCAGGGAGATCTAACCCTCCATGGAAAAAATCCTGTGGTGGTCCCAGTTCACATCCCTGGGCTTCTTTCAAGAAAGCCCCTCCTCTAAAGCTCGCCAGCTCTCCTCCAAAATGTGCCTTCCCTGTGTCTGTGCCCCTGCTGGCCTCTGTAGACACAGTTATCACACACCTGCCACTTTGTGGGAATAGTTCTCCACCGGGACAGCC is a window of Ovis aries strain OAR_USU_Benz2616 breed Rambouillet chromosome 1, ARS-UI_Ramb_v3.0, whole genome shotgun sequence DNA encoding:
- the LRRC15 gene encoding leucine-rich repeat-containing protein 15, with amino-acid sequence MPLKHYLLLLVGCQAWAVGLAFYGCPSECTCSRASQVECTGARIAVVPTPLPWNAMSLQILNTHITELNESPFLNISALIALRIEKNELAHIAPGAFRTLGSLRYLSLANNKLQILPVGLFQGLDNLESLLLSSNQLVQIQPAHFTHFSNLKELQLHGNHLEYIPDGVFDHLVGLTKLNLGKNSLTHLSPRVFQHLSNLQVLRLYENRLSDIPMGCFDGLSNLQELALQQNQIGMLSPGLFHNNRNLQKLYLSNNHISQLPPGIFLQLPQLNRLTLFGNSLKELSPGIFGPMHNLRELWLYDNHITSLPDNVFSSLRQLQVLVLSRNQINYISPDAFNGLVELQELSLHTNALQELDGSVFRMLANLQNISLQNNRLQQLPGNLFANVNNLLTIQLQNNQLENLPLGIFDHLGKLCELRLYDNPWRCDSDILPLRNWLLLNKARLGTDSLPVCFSPASVRGQSLIIINVNVDVPSVQVPGIPQVPSYPKTPTYPGTSSYPDTTSISSATDFTSPTKDYTDLTTIKTPDSRDTGGMTRAQSGLAIAAIVIGIIALACSLAACICCCCCKERSHAVLMQMKAPNEC